A single Tachypleus tridentatus isolate NWPU-2018 chromosome 9, ASM421037v1, whole genome shotgun sequence DNA region contains:
- the LOC143224939 gene encoding cAMP-dependent protein kinase regulatory subunit-like isoform X2: protein MPNIAPPQRGRRGAVSAETYSEEDATTYVKKVVPKDYKTMAARSKAIHQNVLFAHLDDNELSDIFDAMFPVVHNASEVIIHQGDEGDNFYVIDQGEVEKPTGTNLSTT from the exons ATGCCTAATATAGCTCCACCCCAACGGGGTCGACGAGGGGCTGTAAGTGCTGAAACTTACTCGGAGGAAGATGCGACTACCTATGTGAAGAAG GTTGTGCCAAAAGACTACAAGACTATGGCAGCTCGTTCTAAAGCTATTCATCAGAATGTTTTATTTGCTCATTTAGATGATAATGAACTAAG TGACATCTTTGATGCCATGTTTCCCGTGGTTCATAATGCTTCAGAAGTCATAATTCATCAAGGAGATGAAGGTGATAACTTTTATGTTATTGATCAAGGAGAAGTTGAG
- the LOC143224939 gene encoding cAMP-dependent protein kinase type I-alpha regulatory subunit-like isoform X1: MSKEAANKAIQQKSAVPCDEKEDELSPMPNIAPPQRGRRGAVSAETYSEEDATTYVKKVVPKDYKTMAARSKAIHQNVLFAHLDDNELSDIFDAMFPVVHNASEVIIHQGDEGDNFYVIDQGEVEKPTGTNLSTT, encoded by the exons ATGTCTAAG GAGGCAGCAAATAAAGCAATTCAGCAAAAATCGGCCGTTCCTTGTGATGAGAAAGAAGACGAACTCTCTCCAATGCCTAATATAGCTCCACCCCAACGGGGTCGACGAGGGGCTGTAAGTGCTGAAACTTACTCGGAGGAAGATGCGACTACCTATGTGAAGAAG GTTGTGCCAAAAGACTACAAGACTATGGCAGCTCGTTCTAAAGCTATTCATCAGAATGTTTTATTTGCTCATTTAGATGATAATGAACTAAG TGACATCTTTGATGCCATGTTTCCCGTGGTTCATAATGCTTCAGAAGTCATAATTCATCAAGGAGATGAAGGTGATAACTTTTATGTTATTGATCAAGGAGAAGTTGAG